A segment of the Symmachiella macrocystis genome:
GAAAAATTCCTGACGACTTTTCAATTCCGCCAGATGCTGGTGCTGGGCCAACGGCGCGAGGTAAGCGGGATTTTTGCGAAGAATCTCGGAGAGAAACTCGCTGCTCATATAAAGTCCGACGAGCATCTCCACCGCACGGGGCGAGTCCCCCATGAAACGGAACATTTCCAGTTTGTCCGGCACATTCTGCAAAAAATGATCAAACTTAATCAACACGCCGTCGGGATCGGCGATATCGGCCATCGTAATCAGCAAGGTCGGCAGGCAGCGGCAAAACTCCGAACGGTGCGGCCCCGCTTCGGCGATTTGCGTCAGACGTTCGTACGCCGCCGCCGGGTCGGTGAAACCGACAGTCGCCAAAAATTCTCGCGCGCCGGAATCATCCAGTTCACCACGTTCAAAAAGTTTGCTGAAGCTTTGGTACATTGCGGCCTGTTATGGGTGCGTGTTCGGCTGGATTTCGGTAACCCCTGCACAGACAGGTATCAACTCGTTCGCCACATCCCTTCAAAGAATTTCCAACGACGGCATCTGCGAGCTGACTTGCGCGTTCTTGGCGATTTCAATTGCCACCCGTTCACAGATTTTCAAGAGATGCGGCTTGGCCGTGCTGTCGTCGTCGAAGAGTTTTTGCAGGTGGCCCGCATCGGCGTCGATGCGGATGCGGGAATCGATGGGCAATTCCCCCAGAAACGGAACGTTGTGTTTTTGCGAAGCCTGTTGCGCTCCTCCACGGCCGAAGATATCGCCCGACATATTTTCGACAATGCCCAGAACGGGAATCTTAACCTTCTCAAACATCTTCAGCGCTTTGATCGCATCGAGCAACGCGACTTGCTGTGGGGTGCAGACGACGACCGCACCGGCTAAACCCAACAACTGGGACAACGTCAACGTGACGTCTCCGGTTCCCGGCGGCAGGTCGATGAACAGGTAATCCAGTTCTCCCCAATCAGTGTCTTTTAGAAACTGCGTAATCGCACCATGTAACATCGGTCCCCGCCAGATCACAGCTTCTTCGGGCGGCACGAGATAACCCATCGACATCGTTTTGAGCCCGTCGACGACAACCGGCTCGATGCGGCGCACGGTTTCTCCGTCTTCACCTTGTTTTTCAACCATCGCCGGTTGGCCGCTAGCCCCCAGCATGTGCGGAATACTGGGACCATAAACATCGGCATCCATCAAACCCACGCGGGCCCCGAGTGTGTGCAAGCCGTACGCCAGCGATGCCGCAACGGTGCTCTTCCCCACGCCCCCTTTGCCGCTGCCGACGGCAATCACGTTTTTGCAGCGCAATCCAATCGAGCCCCCGGAATCTTTGCCGCTGACCTTCCAGGAGTAATCGACAGTGACAGGTCCCGCTGTGGGGAATTTTTCCTTGATAGCGGCGGCAATCGCGTCGGTGATGCGTTCCCGTCCTGGATAGGCGGGAGTCGGTAACTCAACCTGGACTTGAATGTCACCGGAGGGTTCGACCGTTGCGCCGGTGAGCATGTGGGCATCCGCGAACGAACGCCCCAGTTCGGGATCGGTCACACGACCGGCGCAATCGATGATAGCTGCTTCTGAAATCGGTGTATCTGCCATAACTTTGTTTTTCGCCGGCGGCTGCCGACCGTCCAGCGAAAGTGTTCCTTTACGAAATATGTTGCGGTAATAATTGGCGTCTGTCGGTCGGGCTTTGCCGCCGGCTTACCGGGCTTTGGCCGCCCGCCGTGTTGGATCTTGAAAAATGTTGAACCCTGCGGCGCTGACGTAGGACAGCGTCGGCTGCGCCTTCAGACCAGCCACGAAATTTAGAAGTCATATTGCCGATACCGATCGGCCGTCGCTGGAGGAAGCGGCCGTGCGGCACTGCTCAAGATAAATTTGGCACAGGTGGGCCAATCCGCTGCCGCCAATCTTCTCCTCGACAAAATGATCGGCTCCCAGTTCTCGGGCCACCCATTCCAATTCGCGGGTTTGTGCTGAACCGATGAGCAATGTACGTACGCACAATTTGGTTTCTTGTGCCTGAGCCACAAACCGTAGACAATCGCCCGCTCCAGCCTGTAAATCCATCACCAGCAGACATTCCCGGTCCGTTGTCAACAATCGGCCGATCTCAGCAATGGAGCGTGCGGCGCGAGAAACCACCCCGCTGCCGAGAAAATGCCGCTTGAGTTCCGGCCCCCAACGAGGAGTCTTTTCATAAATCAGTAGATGCGGGGCGAACATGCGACTCACATTTGTCCGGAAAACACGGCGATTTCTCGTAATTCCACGATAATCTCGCGGTTTATTGTAGGGAGGACCAGCGGTAGAGACAACAATGAGGCTCCAGGGACCACAATGGGACTGACTCGTGAAATAATTCCCTGGAGTGGGACGTCCATGGTGGCGATGCAGCTTGTGATATTCATACAATCTTAACGGATTCTTCATAGTCTGGCCGCATTACACAACTAACCTACCACCAAATTCACTCCCCGATTTGATTCCGGGAATCACCCGTAACGACGGATTACGTGAGACATGCCTTTTGACGTTCTTTTTGCTGCCGGCGGAACTGCCGGAACCGAGCTGACATCCATTGATCTCGCGACCTTGACTCAGCTGATTTTTGGGGCCGTGGGTGGTTTGGGATTGTTTTTATTGGGCATGAAAAACATGTCCGAAGGCATGCAGGCAGTCGCCGGGAGCGGCTTGCGGCGCATGATCAGCGCCGTGACCGACAATCGCTATTTGGCCACGATTGTGGGCGTTGTCGTCACTTGTTTCGTCCAATCCAGTTCGGTAACGACCGTGATGGTCGTCGGTTTCGTCAACGGCAGTTTGATGACACTGAGCCAAGCCATCGGCGTGATCATGGGGGCCAACATCGGCACGACAATCACGGGCTGGATTCTCGTATTGAAAATCGGCAAATATGGACTGCCGATGCTGGGGTTTGCCGCATTTGTTTACCTGTTCAGCAAAAACGACCGTTTACGATATCTCGCCATGACATTCATGGGCGTCGGCATGGTCTTTTTCGGACTGGAGTTGATGAAAGACTCCTGTGCGTTGATCAAGGATTTGCCCGCTTTTGAAGCGGCTATTCATCGCTTCACGGCGGACAGCGCCATGGGGGTTGTCCAATGCCTGTTGGTCGGTTGCATTTTGACCGTACTTGTACAGTCCTCATCAGCCACTTTGGGAATCACGATTGCCGCGGCGACGCAGGGGTTGATCGATTACGAAACCGCAGCCGCGCTCGTTTTGGGGGAAAACATCGGCACGACGATCACAGCGCTGCTGGCTTCGATCGGTGCGACAACCAATGCCCGTCGCGCCGCTTATTTCCACGTGATCTTCAACATGGTGGGCGTCTTGTGGATTTCGATCATCTTTTTTCAATACGTACGTTTTATCCCCTGGCTGACTTTTGATTTCCTCCCTCGAACGGGTGCGTTTTTAACGGGCAGTCAATTTGTTCCGCCGGAGAAAACCATTCCTAATGTGGCGTTGGCGATTGCCGCTACGCATACCGTATTCAATATCGCCAATACGTTGGTCTTTATTCCGTTTGGCGGGCGGTTTGCCAAAACCATGAAATGGCTCGTTCCCGACAAGGGTATTAAAGAAACGCCGCACCTGACGAACCTTGACGTCCGCATGCTGGAAACTCCCGTCATTGGGATCGAGCAATCGCGCGGCGAAATCATTCATATGGGCGAAGGTTGCGAAAAAATGATGGCCTGGTTGAAAGAACTTATCCATCAGGACACGCCGGACGAGCAACTCAAAAAGAAACTGTTTCACCGCGAGGAAGTCCTCGACTCGATTCAGGACGAGGTCGTGGTTTTCATGACCAACTTGCTCTCGGCGAATGTTCCGCACGAGATCATCGAGGAAGGCCGACAGCAGCTGCGGATGGCGGACGAATTGGAATCGATCAGTGATTACATTCGCAGTATCCTGAAATTCGATCTCAAGTTGCGGCAGCAAGGACACCGCTTTGATGAGAAACATCGTGCCGATCTGGATCGATTGCACGAGGAAGCCGAGGCGTTTCTCAAGTTCATCGTGGAATCGTTCAAGGCTCGGCATGGAGATGTGATGCCCGAGGCGCAACGGCGAGCGTCGGAAATCAAACGTCTTGCTAAAAAGTTGCGGAAGCAACACGTCGAATGGCTATCGCATGAAAAAGTCGCACCGTTTGTCAGTGTCGCCTTCACATCGACGTTGAATTCGTACGTTCGCGTGCGCGACCATG
Coding sequences within it:
- a CDS encoding Mrp/NBP35 family ATP-binding protein, with product MADTPISEAAIIDCAGRVTDPELGRSFADAHMLTGATVEPSGDIQVQVELPTPAYPGRERITDAIAAAIKEKFPTAGPVTVDYSWKVSGKDSGGSIGLRCKNVIAVGSGKGGVGKSTVAASLAYGLHTLGARVGLMDADVYGPSIPHMLGASGQPAMVEKQGEDGETVRRIEPVVVDGLKTMSMGYLVPPEEAVIWRGPMLHGAITQFLKDTDWGELDYLFIDLPPGTGDVTLTLSQLLGLAGAVVVCTPQQVALLDAIKALKMFEKVKIPVLGIVENMSGDIFGRGGAQQASQKHNVPFLGELPIDSRIRIDADAGHLQKLFDDDSTAKPHLLKICERVAIEIAKNAQVSSQMPSLEIL
- a CDS encoding Na/Pi cotransporter family protein, which gives rise to MPFDVLFAAGGTAGTELTSIDLATLTQLIFGAVGGLGLFLLGMKNMSEGMQAVAGSGLRRMISAVTDNRYLATIVGVVVTCFVQSSSVTTVMVVGFVNGSLMTLSQAIGVIMGANIGTTITGWILVLKIGKYGLPMLGFAAFVYLFSKNDRLRYLAMTFMGVGMVFFGLELMKDSCALIKDLPAFEAAIHRFTADSAMGVVQCLLVGCILTVLVQSSSATLGITIAAATQGLIDYETAAALVLGENIGTTITALLASIGATTNARRAAYFHVIFNMVGVLWISIIFFQYVRFIPWLTFDFLPRTGAFLTGSQFVPPEKTIPNVALAIAATHTVFNIANTLVFIPFGGRFAKTMKWLVPDKGIKETPHLTNLDVRMLETPVIGIEQSRGEIIHMGEGCEKMMAWLKELIHQDTPDEQLKKKLFHREEVLDSIQDEVVVFMTNLLSANVPHEIIEEGRQQLRMADELESISDYIRSILKFDLKLRQQGHRFDEKHRADLDRLHEEAEAFLKFIVESFKARHGDVMPEAQRRASEIKRLAKKLRKQHVEWLSHEKVAPFVSVAFTSTLNSYVRVRDHALNVAEALSGEK